From bacterium, a single genomic window includes:
- a CDS encoding tetratricopeptide repeat protein: MPGKVKDILIIAAAVILSIMAYAGTLTHDLVWDDVTVLKYVDHIVQEGGLPALVTSQFATHIKDGYVSGYYRPVCVVSLWFDSMLTGYFPYIYHLTNIVLHALNTLLVFFLLRLLNVRVAAAVGAMIFAVHPVHSGSVSFVSGRTDLWAAFFVLLAVVMWVRERKGFSTTPSFDRFMSFSAFFMACLSKEVAFMLPAVLLVWEAATPGLRPTGPSGWWLRNRRWILGWAAVIACVLALRFQVFGAELGLIQSRAGQVGPGESAFSLPLIGQMLFMYLRLLVLPWPLKIFYGPAELQITVSVVLGVALFLSLALFNFWRGGKSSTVQGVVWVVLFLVPVLAVDARGGALLAERFLYLPSVGFCLLAGALAAGLAENRKVFIASIGLLVALMMIGSVKQGEVWRNEISLFGEFVRTAPMVPGGHYNLGNAYSDRGMQLDAIKAYQRVVEIDPNHFQAWFNMGNAFSGLVRYDEAVETYRQVLRIKPDFIPGYVNLGILLMEKGEFGKSVAVFRAGLQVDPGDFRLHVGLTLAYLKAGDRQAAIDHQHMLEKEDRALAEIIKNSLLKGDGEN; the protein is encoded by the coding sequence GTGCCGGGAAAGGTTAAAGATATACTTATCATCGCCGCGGCAGTGATCCTTTCCATCATGGCCTATGCCGGGACCCTGACCCATGACCTCGTTTGGGACGACGTGACGGTCCTAAAGTATGTAGATCACATTGTCCAGGAGGGGGGCCTGCCGGCCCTGGTGACTTCCCAGTTCGCGACCCACATCAAAGATGGCTACGTATCCGGATACTACAGGCCTGTATGCGTCGTGAGTCTGTGGTTCGATTCCATGCTAACCGGTTACTTCCCATATATTTACCACCTGACGAATATCGTCCTCCATGCCCTTAATACGCTTCTGGTCTTTTTCCTGCTGCGGCTGCTAAACGTCCGGGTCGCCGCTGCTGTAGGGGCGATGATATTTGCAGTCCATCCGGTCCACTCGGGATCGGTGTCCTTTGTATCGGGACGCACCGATCTGTGGGCTGCCTTTTTTGTTCTCCTGGCGGTCGTCATGTGGGTCAGGGAGCGAAAGGGCTTTTCCACAACCCCTTCCTTCGACCGGTTCATGAGCTTCTCCGCGTTTTTCATGGCCTGCCTTTCCAAGGAGGTTGCGTTCATGCTCCCTGCCGTTCTTCTGGTATGGGAGGCGGCGACTCCCGGATTAAGGCCAACCGGGCCGTCCGGATGGTGGCTCCGGAACCGTCGATGGATCCTCGGCTGGGCGGCTGTGATTGCCTGTGTTCTGGCATTACGGTTCCAGGTGTTCGGGGCTGAACTGGGACTGATCCAGTCCAGAGCGGGACAGGTCGGACCCGGTGAAAGTGCTTTCAGCCTGCCCCTCATCGGACAGATGCTGTTTATGTATCTGCGACTCCTCGTTCTTCCCTGGCCCCTCAAGATCTTCTACGGTCCCGCTGAACTGCAGATAACTGTGTCAGTTGTCCTGGGAGTAGCTTTGTTCCTGTCGCTGGCCCTGTTCAATTTCTGGCGAGGTGGAAAGAGCAGCACGGTCCAGGGTGTGGTGTGGGTCGTTCTTTTTCTCGTACCGGTTCTCGCGGTAGATGCAAGGGGCGGAGCTCTTCTGGCAGAAAGGTTTCTCTATCTTCCTTCGGTGGGGTTCTGTTTGCTGGCAGGTGCCCTGGCAGCGGGACTGGCTGAGAACCGCAAGGTCTTCATTGCCAGCATCGGACTCCTGGTTGCCCTGATGATGATTGGCTCGGTGAAGCAGGGCGAAGTCTGGAGGAACGAGATTTCACTGTTCGGCGAGTTCGTAAGAACTGCCCCTATGGTGCCCGGTGGTCATTACAACCTGGGGAACGCCTATTCTGACCGGGGTATGCAGCTCGATGCAATAAAGGCCTACCAGCGGGTAGTCGAAATTGACCCCAACCATTTCCAGGCCTGGTTTAATATGGGCAATGCCTTTTCTGGCTTGGTACGCTATGATGAGGCGGTCGAAACCTATCGTCAGGTGCTGAGGATCAAACCGGATTTTATCCCCGGTTATGTCAACCTTGGTATCCTTCTCATGGAAAAGGGAGAGTTTGGGAAGTCCGTTGCGGTCTTCAGGGCGGGGCTGCAGGTTGATCCCGGTGATTTCAGGTTGCATGTGGGGCTGACCCTGGCGTATCTGAAAGCGGGGGACCGGCAGGCGGCCATTGATCACCAACATATGCTCGAAAAAGAGGATCGGGCCCTGGCTGAGATCATTAAAAATTCTCTTCTGAAGGGCGATGGAGAGAATTGA
- the pilB gene encoding type IV-A pilus assembly ATPase PilB: MATARLGEMLVKAKIISEDQLKQALEEQSKSGGRLGYNLAKLNILEETEIVSFLSKQYGVPSINLVEFEIDKGIIKLIPGKTAKKYQLVPISRTGGTLTLAMADPTNVFALDDIKFMTGYNVEPVVASETAIEETIAKYYEGGGLGSSGNISAGDYSLDDMETGGFEGEMEVGDMIDVDEFDDLVQTAADDVEVIDDMDDDPLSMEVDAPIVKLVNGILIRAYKLKVSDVHVEPYEKVMRIRYRLDGVCKTVMNLPLKIRNAVISRIKIMSSLDIAERRLPQDGRIKMKLGRRAEIDFRVSVLPTLFGEKIVLRLLDKANLQLDMTKLGFEQQALANFQEAIHKPFGMVLVTGPTGSGKTTTLYSALAELNTDDVNIMTAEDPVEFNLMGINQVQMHDEIGLNFAASLRSFLRQDPDIILVGEIRDYETAEIGIKAALTGHMVLSTLHTNDAPATINRLLNMGVEPFLVASAVIMVVAQRLARCVCESCKEVVEVPIKALLDVGFKDDEASGITVYKGAGCSTCGGTGYKGRIALYEVMVVNDHVKEIILQGGTTFEIKEAAIQGGMKSLRMSGLEKIKEGMTTIEEILRVTFGD; encoded by the coding sequence ATGGCAACAGCGCGTTTGGGCGAGATGCTTGTCAAAGCCAAGATAATTTCCGAAGATCAGCTGAAACAGGCTCTGGAGGAGCAGAGCAAGTCAGGGGGCAGGCTGGGCTATAACCTGGCTAAACTGAACATCCTCGAAGAGACGGAGATCGTCTCTTTCCTGAGTAAACAGTACGGAGTCCCGTCCATCAACCTGGTAGAGTTCGAGATCGATAAGGGGATCATCAAACTGATTCCTGGCAAAACCGCCAAAAAGTACCAGCTTGTCCCCATAAGCCGAACAGGGGGAACCCTGACCCTGGCAATGGCCGACCCCACCAACGTTTTTGCCCTGGACGACATCAAGTTTATGACCGGCTACAATGTGGAGCCTGTGGTGGCCTCCGAAACCGCCATCGAGGAAACCATCGCCAAATACTACGAGGGTGGCGGACTGGGCAGCTCTGGGAATATCTCCGCCGGCGACTATTCCCTGGATGATATGGAAACAGGCGGTTTCGAAGGAGAGATGGAAGTAGGGGACATGATAGACGTGGATGAGTTTGACGACCTCGTCCAGACTGCGGCCGACGATGTGGAGGTCATTGATGATATGGATGACGACCCCCTCAGCATGGAGGTGGACGCTCCCATCGTCAAGCTCGTCAACGGTATCCTTATCCGGGCCTACAAACTGAAGGTGAGCGATGTTCATGTCGAGCCCTACGAGAAGGTTATGCGTATCAGGTATCGGCTGGACGGTGTCTGTAAAACTGTAATGAACCTGCCCCTGAAGATCCGTAATGCGGTCATTTCCCGCATCAAGATCATGTCCAGCCTGGACATCGCCGAACGGCGCCTTCCCCAGGACGGGCGGATCAAGATGAAACTGGGCAGAAGGGCCGAGATCGATTTTCGCGTGTCAGTCCTCCCCACCCTGTTTGGTGAGAAGATCGTTCTGAGGCTCCTGGACAAGGCCAACCTCCAGCTGGATATGACGAAACTGGGTTTCGAGCAGCAGGCCCTTGCAAACTTCCAGGAAGCGATCCACAAACCCTTCGGGATGGTTCTGGTGACAGGTCCCACGGGAAGCGGCAAGACAACCACTCTGTATTCCGCCCTTGCGGAGCTGAACACCGACGACGTCAATATCATGACTGCTGAGGACCCGGTGGAGTTCAACCTCATGGGCATCAACCAGGTTCAGATGCACGACGAGATAGGACTCAACTTTGCTGCCTCCCTGCGCTCCTTCCTGAGGCAGGACCCGGACATCATTCTTGTGGGGGAGATCCGGGACTACGAGACGGCCGAGATCGGGATCAAAGCCGCTCTCACCGGACACATGGTACTTTCCACCCTTCATACCAACGATGCGCCGGCTACCATTAACAGGCTCCTCAACATGGGGGTGGAACCTTTTCTGGTTGCATCTGCTGTGATCATGGTTGTAGCCCAGCGCCTTGCGCGGTGCGTGTGTGAGAGCTGTAAGGAGGTTGTTGAAGTCCCCATCAAGGCTCTTCTTGACGTAGGATTCAAGGATGATGAGGCTTCGGGTATCACGGTTTACAAAGGTGCAGGGTGCAGCACTTGCGGCGGCACCGGGTACAAGGGACGAATTGCTCTCTACGAGGTCATGGTGGTCAACGACCATGTCAAGGAGATCATCCTCCAGGGCGGTACGACTTTTGAGATCAAGGAAGCGGCCATCCAGGGGGGCATGAAATCCCTTCGTATGAGTGGTCTGGAAAAGATCAAGGAAGGCATGACTACCATAGAGGAGATCCTCCGCGTGACCTTCGGGGACTGA
- a CDS encoding type IV pilus twitching motility protein PilT, with protein MDEPTTNGTEAIDDSQKSPGIHQLLKFMVDNGASDLHITPGTPPQLRIDGALRPLNVPTLTPPETKKIAYSLLTDAQKHIFEEEKELDFSFGVKGLSRFRANVFQTRGSVGAAIRTIPFEILTFESLKLPKVVADLNKRPKGLILVTGPTGSGKSTTLAAMIDSINRTRHEHIITIEDPIEFLHPHKSCVVNQREVGADTSTFKRALKSILRQDPDIVLIGEMRDLETIEAALSVAETGHLVFGTLHTNNCVQTINRILDVFPPYQQPQIRAQLSFVLEGVLSQTLIPKKGGGRCLALEIMVPNAAIRNLIREDKVHQIYSSMQVGQSKYGMQTMNQSLLDLHLKGTIPIEEVLGRTTNLEEMRQMLTQAGINIV; from the coding sequence ATGGACGAACCCACCACCAACGGCACCGAGGCGATTGACGATTCGCAAAAATCACCGGGTATCCACCAGCTCCTGAAATTCATGGTGGATAACGGGGCCAGCGATCTGCACATCACGCCGGGTACACCCCCGCAGCTCAGGATCGACGGCGCTCTCCGGCCTCTGAACGTTCCAACCCTCACTCCGCCCGAGACCAAAAAGATAGCCTACAGTCTACTTACCGATGCCCAGAAACACATTTTCGAGGAAGAAAAGGAGCTGGATTTTTCCTTCGGCGTTAAAGGGCTGTCTCGTTTTAGGGCCAACGTTTTCCAGACGAGGGGTTCCGTGGGGGCTGCCATCAGGACGATCCCCTTCGAGATCCTCACCTTTGAAAGTTTGAAACTGCCCAAGGTTGTGGCGGACCTGAACAAAAGGCCCAAAGGACTTATCCTTGTCACCGGCCCCACCGGGAGCGGAAAGTCCACGACCCTGGCGGCCATGATCGATAGTATCAACCGAACGAGGCACGAGCACATCATTACCATTGAAGATCCTATCGAATTCCTTCACCCCCACAAGAGCTGTGTGGTCAACCAGCGCGAGGTGGGGGCGGACACCTCCACCTTCAAGCGCGCTCTGAAATCCATCCTTCGCCAGGACCCTGATATCGTTCTCATCGGGGAGATGAGGGACCTCGAGACCATCGAAGCGGCTCTCTCCGTTGCCGAGACAGGGCACCTTGTCTTCGGGACACTTCACACAAACAACTGTGTCCAGACGATCAACAGGATCCTGGACGTTTTTCCGCCCTACCAGCAGCCGCAGATCAGGGCCCAGCTTTCCTTTGTCCTTGAGGGGGTCCTGTCCCAGACCCTGATCCCCAAGAAGGGCGGCGGACGATGCCTTGCCCTGGAGATCATGGTTCCCAATGCGGCAATCCGCAACCTCATCCGTGAGGACAAGGTGCACCAGATCTACTCCAGCATGCAGGTGGGGCAGAGCAAATACGGGATGCAGACCATGAATCAGTCCCTCCTGGATCTGCACCTCAAGGGGACAATCCCTATAGAAGAGGTGCTTGGCAGGACGACCAATCTCGAGGAGATGAGACAGATGTTGACCCAGGCAGGGATCAATATTGTATGA
- a CDS encoding type II secretion system F family protein — translation MPEFNWEATSSTGDKKKGTMEAASAEAIHAALRRQGLNPTKVKAKPKEIKISIPGFSDKVKDRDIVIFTRQFATMIDAGLPLVQCLEILSSQADNKTLGKTLETVQNDVEAGAAYAEALGKHPKVFDELYVNMVAAGETGGILDTILNRLAAYMEKAMKLKKKVKSAMVYPITILTVAVGVIAILMIFVIPKFADMFTGMGGELPAITQMVIDMSNFAASYKILFIIGGFFAFSFLFRTYYATDNGKRRMDGIFLRMPVMGPLIRKVSVAKFTRTLGTMLSSGVPLLDALEICAKTAGNKVVEEAVFSTRTSISEGKTIADPLEETGVFPPMVVQMISVGEATGALDAMLNKIADFYDDEVDTAVEALTSLMEPVMMVFLGGAIGFVVIAMYLPIFKMATLG, via the coding sequence ATGCCTGAGTTCAATTGGGAAGCCACAAGCAGTACCGGAGACAAGAAAAAAGGCACCATGGAGGCTGCCAGTGCGGAAGCCATACACGCTGCTCTTCGCAGGCAGGGTCTGAACCCAACCAAGGTCAAGGCCAAACCCAAAGAGATCAAGATCAGCATTCCCGGGTTCTCGGATAAGGTAAAGGACAGGGACATCGTCATCTTTACCCGGCAGTTCGCCACCATGATCGACGCCGGGCTGCCCCTGGTCCAGTGTCTTGAGATTCTTTCCAGCCAGGCCGATAACAAGACCCTGGGCAAGACCCTGGAAACGGTTCAGAACGATGTCGAGGCCGGTGCCGCTTACGCCGAGGCCCTGGGAAAACATCCAAAAGTGTTTGATGAACTGTACGTCAATATGGTGGCCGCCGGCGAGACAGGCGGTATCCTGGACACGATCCTGAACCGGCTGGCCGCTTATATGGAAAAGGCCATGAAGCTGAAGAAGAAGGTCAAATCGGCCATGGTCTACCCCATCACCATCCTGACCGTCGCGGTGGGGGTCATTGCCATCCTCATGATCTTCGTTATTCCCAAGTTCGCCGATATGTTTACCGGCATGGGTGGCGAGCTGCCAGCGATCACGCAAATGGTCATCGACATGAGCAACTTTGCGGCCAGCTACAAGATACTCTTCATCATCGGGGGTTTTTTCGCATTCAGTTTCCTTTTCAGAACCTACTACGCCACAGATAATGGCAAGAGGAGGATGGACGGGATCTTCCTCAGGATGCCAGTTATGGGACCCCTTATCCGAAAGGTGTCAGTTGCAAAGTTCACGCGAACCCTGGGAACCATGCTGTCCTCCGGAGTCCCCCTGTTGGATGCCCTGGAGATCTGCGCCAAAACAGCAGGCAATAAAGTTGTGGAAGAGGCTGTTTTCAGCACCAGGACAAGCATCAGCGAGGGTAAGACCATCGCTGATCCTCTCGAGGAAACGGGGGTTTTTCCTCCCATGGTCGTGCAGATGATAAGCGTAGGAGAGGCTACCGGTGCGCTGGACGCTATGCTTAACAAGATCGCGGATTTTTATGATGACGAAGTGGATACGGCGGTAGAGGCCCTCACCTCTCTCATGGAACCTGTGATGATGGTATTTTTGGGCGGCGCCATCGGGTTTGTGGTCATCGCCATGTACCTGCCTATCTTCAAGATGGCCACCCTCGGGTAG
- a CDS encoding ATP-binding protein gives MLPASGSHRPRATLELPLFLKILMIFRVSTVTVLLSVTVLIQLKGSQVLFFAPLFTIYLIIIAVYLLTIFFATIFNQVRNLPLFAVYQVGTDLFLYTLIVFFTGGHSSPFPFLYLFAILWAALSLRGGGYWTASFSAILYGGIVDLQYYRILMPPYSRELTDILLVNPWDIIGRIFLHIVAFYAVAFLGHQIGYRYRSAREELSEKTVDLEKLQSLSDVVFESMTSGIVVLDEKGIIRSMNSASARMLGLEWPSAKGLTTSQIFHGIPMETLLEKAPYSGLNRWEGSFTEEGGQDRILGLSISPLQEPELGYVVIFTDLTELRKMEDKLQITEKLSAVGRMAASIAHEIRNPLASMSGSIQMLKKDLDLDGEDLKLMNIILKETERLNVLLGDFLAYARPPAPHFEDVDLREIIEDAVRLLRNTALESELNLLTMLPEERAILSVDMSQIHQIIMNLVKNSAEAIGGKGDIVISLTRSGNNPEGDSILAVSDKGPGIPKEILPRIFEPFITSKVSGTGLGLAIVYQLVQIHKGTVEIHSEEGQGTTVSVRLAPWRVR, from the coding sequence ATGTTACCGGCTTCCGGGAGCCACCGTCCCCGAGCCACACTGGAACTTCCACTTTTTCTGAAGATCCTCATGATCTTCAGGGTGTCCACCGTCACTGTGCTGCTGAGTGTGACGGTGCTCATCCAGCTAAAGGGGAGCCAGGTTCTTTTCTTCGCTCCCCTCTTCACCATCTATCTGATCATCATCGCGGTCTACCTCCTGACCATCTTTTTCGCCACCATTTTCAACCAGGTCAGGAACCTGCCCCTCTTCGCTGTTTACCAGGTCGGGACCGACCTTTTCCTTTACACGCTCATTGTGTTCTTTACCGGAGGACACAGCAGTCCATTCCCCTTCCTCTATCTCTTTGCCATCCTCTGGGCCGCGCTGTCCCTGAGGGGAGGCGGTTACTGGACAGCATCCTTCTCTGCCATCCTCTACGGCGGCATTGTAGACCTTCAGTATTACCGGATCCTCATGCCGCCCTACAGCAGAGAGCTGACAGATATTCTCCTGGTGAACCCGTGGGATATTATCGGCAGGATATTCCTCCATATTGTCGCCTTTTACGCTGTGGCTTTCCTGGGACACCAGATCGGATACCGTTACCGCTCAGCCAGGGAAGAGCTCAGCGAGAAGACGGTGGATCTGGAAAAGCTTCAGTCCCTGAGCGACGTTGTTTTCGAGAGTATGACCAGCGGGATCGTTGTTCTTGATGAAAAGGGAATCATCCGCTCCATGAACTCAGCTTCGGCCCGGATGCTCGGGTTGGAGTGGCCGTCGGCAAAAGGTTTGACGACCTCCCAGATTTTTCATGGCATTCCCATGGAAACTCTCCTGGAAAAGGCCCCCTACAGTGGGCTTAACAGATGGGAGGGTTCCTTTACCGAAGAGGGCGGGCAGGATCGGATTCTTGGCCTCTCCATCTCACCCCTCCAGGAACCTGAGCTTGGATATGTGGTGATCTTCACGGACCTTACCGAGCTGAGGAAGATGGAAGACAAACTTCAAATCACAGAGAAGTTGTCGGCCGTAGGGCGGATGGCGGCAAGTATTGCCCACGAAATACGAAACCCCCTTGCTTCCATGAGCGGTTCCATCCAGATGCTGAAAAAGGACCTTGATCTGGACGGTGAAGATCTCAAGCTCATGAATATTATCCTGAAGGAGACAGAAAGACTCAACGTCCTGTTGGGGGACTTTCTTGCCTATGCCCGCCCGCCCGCCCCTCATTTCGAGGATGTAGATCTGCGCGAGATCATCGAGGACGCGGTGAGGCTCCTCCGTAACACCGCTTTGGAGTCTGAACTCAACCTCTTAACCATGCTGCCGGAGGAAAGGGCCATCCTCTCCGTTGATATGTCCCAGATACACCAGATCATCATGAACCTGGTGAAAAATTCCGCCGAGGCTATCGGCGGAAAAGGTGATATTGTCATTTCCCTCACCAGGTCTGGCAATAACCCTGAAGGGGACAGCATCCTCGCCGTGTCAGATAAGGGTCCCGGTATTCCAAAGGAGATCCTGCCCAGGATCTTCGAGCCGTTCATCACCTCCAAAGTAAGCGGTACAGGGCTGGGACTTGCCATCGTTTACCAGTTGGTGCAGATTCATAAAGGAACTGTGGAAATCCATTCGGAAGAGGGGCAGGGGACGACGGTATCCGTTCGCCTGGCTCCCTGGAGGGTTCGATGA
- a CDS encoding sigma-54 dependent transcriptional regulator yields the protein MKGSKKGRIMVVDDERSMREMLEIFLGREGYEVAGYSLAGDALACLVEDQGFDLIITDINMPGLTGLDLLKSVSQLEKDIPVLMITAYGSPDSAVEAMKLGAVDYITKPFRIEEIKARISAAVERRKLAVENVELHRLLDQQFGFENIVGKSTGIQRIFEIIRRVGPMDSTVVVSGDSGTGKELIARALHHHAGGRKGPFVSVNCGALVETLLESELFGHRKGSFTGADSDRRGLFETATGGTLFLDEITETSTSLQVKLLRAIQEREVVPVGGTTPVNVDVRIIVATNRDLAGEVEAGRFREDLYYRINVIHIQIPPLKERSGDIPLLVEHFLGRLGDRQGRTFTSVTPETMKRLVEYSYPGNVRELENIVERAVALGEGDSFTMDLLPDEVLRAQASRSYPEVPLGEGQDLDSLLEDYERRLIESAIDQTGGNRTKAAEVLGVSFRSLRYRLKKYGWADEET from the coding sequence ATGAAAGGCAGCAAAAAGGGACGGATCATGGTCGTGGATGACGAGCGGTCCATGAGGGAGATGCTTGAGATCTTTCTGGGCAGGGAGGGGTATGAGGTGGCGGGGTATTCCCTGGCTGGTGATGCCCTCGCTTGCCTTGTTGAGGACCAGGGTTTCGATCTTATTATCACCGATATCAACATGCCGGGACTCACCGGTCTGGATCTCCTGAAGTCTGTCAGCCAGTTGGAAAAGGATATCCCTGTCCTCATGATAACCGCGTACGGTTCTCCTGATTCGGCCGTTGAAGCCATGAAGCTCGGCGCGGTTGACTATATTACCAAGCCGTTCCGCATAGAGGAGATCAAGGCCCGCATCAGCGCCGCCGTGGAGCGCAGGAAACTGGCTGTGGAGAACGTTGAACTCCACCGTCTTCTCGATCAGCAGTTCGGGTTCGAGAACATTGTGGGTAAGAGTACGGGGATACAGAGGATATTTGAGATAATCCGCAGGGTCGGCCCCATGGACAGCACGGTGGTTGTCTCCGGTGACAGCGGAACGGGTAAAGAGCTCATAGCGAGGGCGCTTCATCACCACGCCGGGGGAAGGAAGGGGCCCTTCGTCTCGGTGAACTGCGGCGCCCTGGTGGAGACTCTTCTGGAGAGCGAACTGTTCGGCCATCGTAAAGGTTCCTTTACAGGAGCCGATTCCGACAGGCGCGGCCTGTTCGAGACCGCAACGGGAGGGACTCTGTTTTTAGACGAGATCACGGAGACCTCCACCAGCCTCCAGGTAAAGCTGCTTCGAGCAATTCAGGAGCGGGAGGTGGTCCCTGTGGGCGGCACAACGCCCGTCAATGTTGATGTAAGGATCATTGTAGCCACGAACCGTGATCTTGCCGGGGAGGTTGAGGCTGGCAGGTTTCGGGAGGACCTTTACTACAGGATCAACGTTATCCACATTCAGATCCCGCCCTTAAAGGAGCGCAGCGGAGATATTCCCCTGCTCGTGGAGCATTTCCTGGGTCGTCTGGGGGATCGCCAGGGAAGGACCTTTACCTCAGTCACACCCGAAACCATGAAGCGCCTCGTGGAGTACAGCTACCCCGGGAACGTGCGGGAACTGGAAAACATCGTGGAAAGGGCTGTTGCCCTGGGGGAAGGTGATTCCTTCACAATGGACCTTCTTCCAGATGAAGTGCTGCGGGCGCAGGCCAGCAGGAGCTACCCCGAAGTGCCGCTGGGGGAAGGGCAGGACCTCGATTCTCTTCTGGAAGATTACGAGAGACGGCTCATTGAATCAGCGATCGATCAGACAGGGGGGAACAGGACAAAGGCCGCTGAGGTCCTTGGAGTATCTTTCCGGTCCCTGCGCTACCGTCTCAAGAAATACGGTTGGGCCGATGAAGAGACGTAA
- a CDS encoding type II secretion system protein has product MKMRSTQKGFTLIELMIVVAIIGILAAIAIPNFLDLKDKAIFGTAKANVDVLRSVLASYAADSPTNRYPTALTYADLSTPGGLLPEANLPTQLTDAKWTTFSYTSPNGTSFNIVVTANNRAPDLIYGSPSGITPNAYPH; this is encoded by the coding sequence ATGAAAATGAGAAGTACCCAAAAAGGTTTCACCCTGATCGAGCTGATGATCGTTGTGGCGATCATCGGCATCCTGGCGGCTATCGCCATCCCTAACTTCCTTGACCTGAAGGACAAGGCGATCTTCGGTACTGCCAAGGCCAACGTGGACGTCCTGCGCTCGGTGCTGGCCTCCTACGCTGCCGATTCCCCCACCAACAGGTATCCGACCGCACTCACTTACGCTGACCTCAGTACGCCGGGAGGACTCCTCCCTGAGGCGAACCTTCCCACCCAACTCACGGACGCCAAGTGGACTACCTTCTCTTATACCAGTCCTAACGGTACGAGCTTCAATATCGTAGTGACGGCGAACAACAGGGCCCCGGATCTGATTTACGGATCCCCCTCGGGCATTACGCCCAATGCCTATCCCCACTAA